A window of the Halobacterium hubeiense genome harbors these coding sequences:
- a CDS encoding glycosyltransferase, with protein MTATPPKVAVAHYCEGAGHATRMLAVVEELEAAGYDVVIAGGGPGTKFVEANGYTEFEPLDLDFVGDYQNGGLLDVLRNSGPAVAERVKQYRGWFDDEAPALLVTDDISAAIAATLHGQRYVYVSHDPAAFYSTTVERAGAWVRNRIAGYGAEQFLHPKVWSGGPSIPGADDVGPMAPVGDAPDADVDVLVVPSEFSVDPDRLADAIEASGRDVTLVGGDDWELQESLQPFVAGANLVICSGYSTVMEAAVAGTPCIVLPATSEQRGVVDALADTPGFYAADSIAGVEALLDAVEPPEPHANGAKRVADIAASYLPDAASTGSDSPASAD; from the coding sequence GTGACCGCGACACCCCCGAAGGTCGCCGTCGCCCACTACTGCGAGGGCGCCGGCCACGCCACCCGGATGCTGGCGGTCGTCGAGGAACTGGAAGCCGCCGGCTACGACGTGGTCATCGCGGGCGGCGGTCCCGGCACGAAGTTCGTGGAGGCCAACGGCTACACGGAGTTCGAGCCGCTGGACCTCGACTTCGTCGGCGACTACCAGAACGGCGGCCTGCTGGACGTCCTCCGGAACAGCGGGCCCGCGGTCGCCGAGCGCGTCAAGCAGTACCGCGGGTGGTTCGACGACGAAGCCCCCGCGCTCCTCGTGACCGACGACATCTCCGCGGCCATCGCCGCGACCCTGCACGGCCAGCGCTACGTCTACGTCTCCCACGACCCCGCGGCGTTCTACTCGACGACCGTCGAGCGCGCCGGCGCGTGGGTCCGCAACCGCATCGCGGGCTACGGCGCCGAGCAGTTCCTCCACCCCAAGGTCTGGAGCGGCGGCCCGTCGATTCCGGGCGCCGACGACGTGGGGCCGATGGCGCCGGTCGGCGACGCGCCGGACGCGGACGTGGACGTGCTCGTCGTGCCCAGCGAGTTCAGCGTGGACCCCGACCGCCTCGCGGACGCCATCGAAGCGAGCGGCCGGGACGTGACGCTCGTCGGCGGCGACGACTGGGAGCTACAGGAGTCGCTGCAGCCGTTCGTCGCCGGCGCGAACCTCGTCATCTGCAGCGGCTACTCCACGGTGATGGAGGCCGCGGTCGCCGGCACGCCCTGCATCGTGTTACCGGCGACGTCAGAACAGCGCGGCGTCGTGGACGCGCTCGCGGACACGCCCGGCTTCTACGCGGCGGACTCGATTGCGGGCGTGGAAGCGCTCCTCGACGCCGTGGAGCCGCCGGAACCGCACGCCAACGGCGCGAAGCGCGTCGCGGACATCGCGGCGTCGTACCTCCCGGACGCGGCGTCCACCGGGAGCGACTCGCCGGCCAGCGCCGACTAG
- a CDS encoding lysylphosphatidylglycerol synthase transmembrane domain-containing protein yields the protein MQREDLLATVAGVAGAALVFAVMFWVVDAREVLAAARSADPVLLAVVAGVILLWNVSWGLALWNVLRALDIRVPVHTALLVNAAGAFANHVTPFGQAGGEPVTAWLLTQTAGTDYEVSLASITSLDAINVVPSLAFAAVGSLYYVATETDGELGLLPVAVITAAVVLPVLAAVVWRYRAAIRGRAGGTVAAVIHRVVGAIPRVSLPDAEDLAARISGFTDALGRVAVSRERLVAAVGCSALGWAFQALGLWVTFLALDASVPVYVPFFVLPLGKVGSALPTPGGLGGTEAINVTLLTLLTAVSAPTIAAVVTIHSVGGYLLTTTVGAAATSALGVRS from the coding sequence GTGCAGCGAGAGGACCTGCTGGCGACGGTGGCCGGGGTTGCGGGCGCAGCGCTCGTGTTCGCGGTCATGTTCTGGGTCGTGGACGCCCGCGAGGTGCTCGCGGCCGCCCGGTCCGCGGACCCCGTGTTGCTCGCGGTCGTCGCGGGCGTGATACTGCTGTGGAACGTGTCGTGGGGGCTGGCGCTGTGGAACGTCCTGCGCGCGCTCGACATCCGCGTGCCGGTCCACACGGCGCTGCTCGTGAACGCCGCGGGCGCGTTCGCGAACCACGTCACGCCGTTCGGGCAGGCGGGCGGCGAGCCCGTGACCGCGTGGCTGCTCACCCAGACCGCGGGCACGGACTACGAGGTGAGCCTCGCGTCCATCACGAGCCTCGACGCCATCAACGTCGTGCCGTCGCTGGCGTTCGCGGCGGTCGGCTCGCTCTACTACGTCGCCACGGAGACCGACGGGGAACTCGGCTTGCTCCCGGTCGCCGTCATCACCGCGGCCGTGGTCCTCCCGGTCCTCGCGGCGGTCGTGTGGCGCTACCGGGCCGCGATTCGTGGCCGCGCGGGCGGGACGGTCGCGGCGGTCATCCACCGCGTCGTCGGCGCGATTCCCCGCGTCTCCCTCCCGGACGCCGAGGACCTCGCGGCCCGCATCAGCGGGTTCACGGACGCGCTCGGCCGCGTCGCCGTCTCCCGCGAGCGCCTCGTGGCGGCCGTCGGCTGCTCGGCGCTCGGGTGGGCGTTCCAGGCGCTGGGCCTGTGGGTGACGTTCCTCGCGCTCGACGCCTCCGTCCCCGTCTACGTCCCGTTCTTCGTGCTCCCGCTGGGGAAGGTCGGGTCGGCGCTCCCGACGCCCGGCGGCCTCGGCGGGACCGAAGCCATCAACGTCACGCTGCTCACGCTGCTGACGGCTGTGAGCGCGCCGACCATCGCGGCTGTCGTCACGATTCACAGCGTCGGCGGCTACCTGCTGACGACGACCGTCGGCGCCGCCGCCACCAGCGCGCTCGGCGTCCGCTCGTGA
- a CDS encoding alkaline phosphatase family protein produces the protein MVDVPAQAANVARNLRYRGADAVRELASLVKYSRRSTTDADPVLDADWDVLVLLDACRADLFAEAAADVDYDFLPADPGSRTSPASSSVEWLETVFGGASDDALADLAYVTGNPYSASKIDHDRFHGVEEVWRYAWDDDLGTIPPRPVTDVAIRTGREAAADRMVVHYMQPHFPSVLEREQRSEGVELDAFGDDEMSVWDDLRFGRRSETDAWETYRENLEYVLEDLELLFENLDAERVVVTADHGNAFGEHHVYGHPGGVDLPVLREVPWCETTATDTHSHDPDAAGRDDTGESGDVVEERLEDLGYRT, from the coding sequence ATGGTTGACGTGCCCGCTCAGGCGGCCAACGTCGCCCGCAACCTCCGCTACCGCGGCGCCGACGCCGTCCGCGAACTCGCGTCGCTGGTGAAGTACTCGCGGCGCTCGACGACCGACGCCGACCCCGTGCTGGACGCCGACTGGGACGTTCTCGTCCTCCTGGACGCGTGCCGCGCGGACCTGTTCGCGGAGGCCGCCGCCGACGTCGACTACGACTTCCTCCCCGCGGACCCGGGGTCGCGGACGTCGCCCGCCAGCTCCTCCGTGGAGTGGCTGGAGACGGTGTTCGGCGGCGCCAGCGACGACGCGCTCGCGGACCTCGCGTACGTCACCGGCAACCCCTACTCCGCGTCGAAAATCGACCACGACCGCTTCCACGGCGTCGAGGAGGTGTGGCGGTACGCGTGGGACGACGACCTCGGCACGATTCCGCCGCGGCCCGTGACGGACGTCGCCATCCGCACCGGCCGCGAGGCGGCCGCCGACCGGATGGTCGTCCACTACATGCAGCCGCACTTCCCGTCGGTCCTGGAGCGCGAGCAGCGAAGCGAGGGCGTCGAACTGGACGCTTTCGGCGACGACGAGATGTCCGTCTGGGACGACCTCCGCTTCGGCCGCCGGAGCGAGACCGACGCGTGGGAGACCTACCGCGAGAACCTCGAATACGTCCTCGAGGACCTCGAACTGCTGTTCGAGAATCTGGACGCCGAGCGCGTCGTCGTCACCGCCGACCACGGCAACGCGTTCGGCGAGCACCACGTCTACGGCCACCCCGGGGGCGTCGATCTCCCCGTCCTCCGCGAGGTGCCGTGGTGCGAGACGACTGCGACCGACACGCACAGCCACGACCCCGACGCCGCGGGCCGCGACGACACCGGCGAGAGCGGCGACGTCGTCGAAGAACGACTCGAAGATCTCGGCTACCGAACCTAA
- a CDS encoding sulfatase-like hydrolase/transferase: MDTTDSPNLLLVVVDCLRQDFLHRDAVDTPFLDGLRERGREATDLYATATTTTPAVASLLTGTYGERNGIKSLRRGSLSDDVESMPEILGDAGYHTEAMATGPLVPETGLDRGFDRYECRDRDESMFSDWREDGLDRLASLPEPFAAFVHLWEIHEDVHVPGEFDSAEYGETPYGRALSALDREIEALVDAVPEDTVVAVVGDHGESITHRNNPLRLLAKSLRDGLKYYGGVDTRGAAERVNQYCERFGPDLDDHFLENGHGENVFDFTTNVPFVLAGPGVEPATVDAQVRQIDILPTLLDALGVERETDGEVVEPGIEDRVAYMRACGASLHGERNWARAVRHDDAKYVEYPDRDWEPGVYDLAENPRELERADDPELEAELRERLPERGVDPTDVEMLEINERLEDLGYL, from the coding sequence ATGGACACTACCGACTCCCCGAACCTCCTGCTGGTCGTGGTGGACTGCCTGCGACAGGACTTCCTGCACCGCGACGCCGTGGACACGCCGTTCCTCGACGGGCTCCGCGAGCGCGGGCGGGAAGCCACCGATCTGTACGCCACCGCGACCACGACGACGCCCGCGGTCGCGAGCCTGCTGACGGGCACGTACGGCGAGCGCAACGGCATCAAGTCGCTGCGCCGCGGCAGCCTCTCCGACGACGTCGAGTCGATGCCCGAGATACTGGGCGACGCCGGCTACCACACCGAAGCGATGGCGACCGGTCCGCTCGTCCCCGAGACCGGCCTCGACAGGGGGTTCGACCGCTACGAGTGCCGGGACCGCGACGAGTCGATGTTCAGCGACTGGCGCGAGGACGGCCTCGATAGGCTCGCCAGTCTGCCGGAACCGTTCGCGGCGTTCGTCCACCTCTGGGAGATTCACGAGGACGTCCACGTCCCCGGCGAGTTCGACAGCGCGGAGTACGGGGAAACGCCGTACGGCCGCGCGCTCTCCGCGCTCGACCGCGAAATCGAGGCGCTCGTTGACGCGGTCCCCGAGGACACGGTGGTCGCGGTCGTCGGCGACCACGGCGAGAGCATCACCCACCGCAACAACCCCCTGCGCCTGCTCGCGAAGTCCCTGCGGGACGGCCTGAAATACTACGGCGGCGTGGACACCCGCGGCGCCGCCGAGCGCGTCAACCAGTACTGCGAGCGGTTCGGCCCCGACCTCGACGACCACTTCCTCGAGAACGGGCACGGCGAGAACGTCTTCGACTTCACCACGAACGTCCCGTTCGTGCTCGCCGGCCCCGGCGTCGAGCCCGCGACCGTGGACGCCCAAGTCCGGCAAATCGACATCCTCCCCACCTTGCTGGACGCGCTCGGCGTGGAGCGCGAGACCGACGGCGAGGTCGTCGAACCCGGAATCGAGGACCGCGTCGCGTACATGCGCGCCTGCGGTGCCTCGCTGCACGGCGAGCGCAACTGGGCGCGCGCCGTCCGGCACGACGACGCCAAGTACGTCGAGTACCCCGACCGCGACTGGGAGCCCGGCGTCTACGACCTCGCGGAGAACCCCCGGGAGCTGGAGCGCGCCGACGACCCGGAGCTCGAAGCCGAACTCCGGGAGCGGCTCCCCGAGCGCGGCGTCGACCCGACGGACGTCGAGATGCTGGAAATCAACGAGCGCCTCGAAGACCTCGGCTACCTCTGA